The following are encoded in a window of Staphylococcus piscifermentans genomic DNA:
- a CDS encoding undecaprenyldiphospho-muramoylpentapeptide beta-N-acetylglucosaminyltransferase, translated as MTKIAFTGGGTVGHVSVNLSLIPIAQERGFEAFYIGSKNGIEKEMIESQLPGINYFPISSGKLRRYLSVENIKDIFKVLKGIFDARKILKRQQPDLLFSKGGFVSVPVVIAARSLNIPVVIHESDITPGLANKISLKFAKKIYTTFEDTLKYLPKDKADFVGATVRDDLKQGNRDKGFQLTGFKDGKKVLLVMGGSLGSKKINELIRTNLDSLLEEYQIIHLTGKGLQDDSINREGYKQFEFVTDELTDLLAITDTVVSRAGANAIYEFLTLNIPMLLIPLGLDQSRGDQIDNAKNFQNKGYAQTLPEDQADPKRFKEALQTIESNRNEIIKQMASYHQLFTKEDLLDKILKDTNQKETRDS; from the coding sequence ATGACGAAGATTGCATTTACTGGCGGTGGAACAGTTGGGCATGTTTCAGTCAATTTAAGTTTAATTCCGATTGCTCAAGAAAGAGGATTTGAGGCTTTCTACATCGGTTCTAAAAATGGAATCGAAAAAGAAATGATCGAATCGCAACTACCAGGAATCAACTACTTTCCTATTTCAAGCGGGAAATTACGCAGATATCTTTCTGTTGAAAATATCAAAGACATCTTCAAAGTGTTAAAAGGTATCTTTGATGCAAGAAAAATATTAAAACGACAACAACCAGATCTTCTTTTCTCAAAAGGCGGATTTGTATCTGTACCTGTAGTGATTGCAGCGCGTTCATTAAATATACCAGTTGTTATTCATGAATCAGATATTACACCTGGCTTGGCTAATAAAATTTCATTGAAATTCGCTAAAAAGATTTATACAACATTTGAAGATACATTGAAATATTTACCTAAAGACAAGGCAGACTTTGTCGGTGCTACTGTACGCGACGACTTAAAGCAAGGTAATCGCGACAAAGGTTTTCAATTAACTGGGTTTAAAGACGGCAAAAAAGTGTTATTAGTAATGGGTGGCAGCTTAGGAAGTAAGAAAATCAACGAATTGATTCGTACTAACCTGGATTCATTGTTAGAAGAATATCAAATTATCCATTTAACAGGGAAAGGATTACAAGATGATTCAATTAATCGCGAAGGCTATAAACAATTCGAATTTGTGACTGACGAACTGACTGATTTATTAGCAATTACTGATACAGTTGTGAGCAGAGCTGGTGCAAATGCGATTTATGAATTCTTGACTTTAAATATTCCGATGTTATTAATTCCTCTTGGTTTAGACCAATCTCGCGGGGATCAAATAGATAATGCAAAGAATTTCCAAAACAAAGGTTATGCGCAAACACTTCCTGAAGATCAAGCAGACCCTAAACGATTCAAAGAAGCATTACAAACTATTGAAAGTAATAGAAATGAAATCATAAAGCAGATGGCAAGTTATCATCAATTATTTACTAAAGAAGACTTGTTAGATAAAATTCTGAAAGATACTAATCAAAAGGAAACGAGGGACAGCTAA
- a CDS encoding phosphatase PAP2 family protein — MSRIKRISLILVFTLIFSVIAAFHQSRLGNWIDTEVYDLIYASHSVITTSIFMGATWVGEVFSMICLSLCVVSYLLLRKMKIDALFFAIVMAVSSISNPIMKNTFDRERPSKLRLVEIGGYSFPSGHAMGSTSFFGSIIYIASRYLHGTPRVMMTSFCIFMIAMICMSRIYLGVHYPTDIIGGITAGIICILTVSVFFKGKLKPVRF, encoded by the coding sequence TTGAGCCGAATTAAAAGAATTTCATTAATTTTGGTATTTACACTTATCTTCAGTGTTATAGCTGCTTTCCATCAAAGCAGATTAGGCAACTGGATTGATACCGAAGTCTATGATTTAATCTACGCATCACACAGTGTTATTACAACAAGCATATTTATGGGCGCTACATGGGTAGGAGAAGTATTCTCAATGATTTGCCTCTCTCTATGTGTGGTCAGTTATTTGTTATTACGTAAAATGAAGATTGATGCGTTATTCTTTGCAATTGTGATGGCGGTATCAAGTATTTCTAATCCAATTATGAAAAATACATTTGACCGTGAACGTCCGTCAAAGTTACGTTTAGTAGAAATCGGCGGCTATAGCTTCCCAAGCGGTCATGCAATGGGCTCTACTTCATTTTTCGGAAGTATTATTTACATTGCTTCTCGCTATCTGCACGGTACACCGAGAGTGATGATGACTTCGTTCTGTATTTTCATGATTGCGATGATTTGTATGTCTCGTATTTATCTAGGCGTACATTATCCGACTGATATTATCGGCGGTATTACAGCTGGAATTATTTGTATTCTAACAGTATCTGTATTTTTCAAAGGAAAATTAAAGCCCGTTCGTTTTTAA
- a CDS encoding response regulator transcription factor → MTKILIVEDEKNLARFIELELLHENYEVDIENDGAVGLDTALSKDYDLYLLDLMLPNMDGLEICKKIREIKSTPIIIITAKGDTYDKVAGLDYGADDYIVKPFDIEELLARIRATLRRQPTKNTLTIKGITIDKDAFRVTIEGQELELTKTEYDLLQLLTENLNHVLQREQILNHVWGYDSEVETNVVDVYIRYLRNKLKPFNKEKVIETVRGVGYVIRQ, encoded by the coding sequence ATGACAAAAATTTTAATAGTGGAAGATGAAAAAAATCTTGCACGTTTTATTGAACTTGAATTGTTACATGAAAATTATGAAGTAGATATTGAAAATGATGGAGCAGTTGGTCTTGATACTGCGCTATCTAAAGATTACGATTTATACCTATTAGATTTGATGCTTCCTAATATGGATGGATTAGAGATTTGTAAAAAAATACGCGAAATAAAATCAACACCGATTATCATTATTACTGCGAAAGGTGATACTTATGATAAAGTGGCTGGTTTAGATTATGGAGCAGATGACTATATTGTTAAACCTTTTGACATCGAAGAGCTGCTCGCACGCATTAGAGCTACATTACGCAGACAACCAACTAAGAATACTCTGACTATTAAAGGCATCACTATTGATAAAGATGCGTTTCGTGTCACAATAGAAGGTCAAGAGTTGGAGCTTACTAAAACCGAGTATGATTTATTGCAATTACTGACTGAGAATTTAAATCATGTACTGCAACGTGAACAAATATTAAATCACGTGTGGGGCTATGATAGTGAAGTAGAAACAAATGTCGTCGATGTTTACATTCGCTATTTGCGCAACAAATTAAAACCTTTTAATAAAGAGAAAGTAATCGAAACTGTGCGCGGTGTAGGATATGTGATAAGACAATGA
- a CDS encoding HAMP domain-containing sensor histidine kinase, translated as MKQRKLKTQWMLVTTSITFLIVFIFSLVIIYFLSITLRDNEINDAEKSADNVATLLGTKSLENVTPLDLNASLGNFQKVVLFDEDRDKITETSTMGDYLNDTKPIRPSKYHSVSVVKLKDANFLIVSHPINTDKFQGYSVIIHSLASYDSVMHSLVILSVLFGVIAIIVTSTISYIFSAQIAKPIVIMANKMRKIRRDGFQEKLELPTNYEETNDLIDTFNDMMLQIEELFDQQTQFVEDASHELRTPLQIIQGHLNLIKRWGKKDPEILEESLNITIEEMNRITKLVEELLLLTKESTYKDAKDVEPVKVNNEIESRLKSLKQLHPDYSFTFKPSNKPIVLEINRYQLEQVLLIFLDNAIKYDSREKKIDIATTLKNRQATIEITDHGPGIPKEELDFIFDRFYRVDKSRSRQQGGNGLGLSIASKIVSLYNGTIQVKSELNSYTTFSITFNI; from the coding sequence ATGAAACAGCGTAAATTAAAAACACAATGGATGCTTGTAACGACGAGTATTACTTTCCTCATCGTATTTATTTTCAGTTTAGTGATCATTTATTTCTTAAGTATTACTCTACGTGATAATGAAATTAATGATGCAGAAAAGAGTGCTGATAATGTAGCAACACTATTAGGAACTAAGTCACTAGAAAATGTGACACCGCTAGATTTGAATGCCTCATTAGGGAACTTTCAAAAAGTTGTTTTATTCGATGAAGATCGCGACAAAATTACAGAGACTTCTACTATGGGGGACTATCTTAATGATACAAAGCCAATAAGACCTTCGAAATATCACAGTGTCTCTGTTGTAAAATTAAAAGATGCTAATTTTTTAATTGTTTCTCATCCTATCAACACTGATAAATTCCAAGGCTATTCCGTAATTATCCATTCTCTAGCGAGTTATGACAGTGTTATGCATTCGCTAGTCATATTGTCTGTACTGTTCGGAGTAATTGCAATTATCGTGACCTCGACCATCAGTTATATCTTTTCAGCCCAAATCGCGAAACCTATCGTTATTATGGCTAATAAAATGCGGAAGATCAGAAGAGATGGTTTCCAAGAAAAATTAGAACTGCCAACGAATTATGAAGAAACCAATGACTTAATTGATACCTTTAATGATATGATGTTGCAAATCGAAGAACTCTTCGACCAGCAGACGCAATTTGTGGAAGATGCATCGCACGAGCTTCGCACGCCCTTACAGATTATTCAAGGTCATTTGAATTTAATTAAAAGATGGGGTAAAAAAGATCCTGAAATCTTGGAAGAATCTTTAAATATTACTATTGAAGAAATGAATAGAATAACTAAATTAGTTGAAGAATTATTGCTATTAACAAAAGAGTCGACCTACAAAGATGCTAAAGATGTCGAGCCGGTAAAAGTAAATAACGAAATCGAGTCACGCTTAAAATCGCTCAAACAACTACATCCTGATTATAGCTTTACATTCAAACCGTCTAACAAACCGATTGTTTTAGAAATCAATCGTTACCAATTAGAACAAGTGCTCTTGATTTTTCTTGATAACGCTATAAAATATGATTCGCGTGAAAAGAAAATCGATATCGCCACTACCTTAAAAAACCGTCAAGCTACAATTGAAATTACAGATCATGGGCCTGGAATCCCTAAAGAAGAATTAGATTTTATCTTTGATCGATTTTACAGAGTAGATAAATCTCGTTCTAGACAACAAGGTGGAAATGGGTTAGGACTGTCTATTGCAAGTAAAATTGTAAGTTTATATAATGGTACTATTCAAGTTAAAAGTGAGCTGAATTCTTATACAACTTTCAGTATTACTTTCAATATTTAA
- a CDS encoding 2-oxoglutarate dehydrogenase E1 component — MTKDKQVSEAPVNFGANLGVIIDLYDQYLQDPTSVSEDLQILFSTINNDNREVAASPASGSGDSTIKQVMRLVDNIRQYGHLQADIYPVNRPERKHVPKLTIEDFNLSKDDLEKISPGIVSDHFSDIYDNAYEAIKRMEKRYKGPIAFEYTHINNNTERTWLKRRIETPYKANLNKNQKINLFKTLAHVEGFEKYLHKNFVGAKRFSIEGVDTLVPMLQETLRRAGEEEIKNIQIGMAHRGRLNVLTHVLEKPYEMMISEFMHTDPMKFLPEDGSLELTSGNAWTSDVKYHLGGIKTTDTYGTTQRISLANNPSHLEIVAPVVLGKTRSVQDDTHEGGKVQTDFTKSMPILIHGDAAYPGQGINFEAMNLGNLDGYSTGGSLHIITNNRIGFTTEARDGRSTTYSTDVAKGYDIPIMHVNADNVEATIEAIDIAMDFRKEFHKDVVIDLVGYRRYGHNEMDEPSITNPIPYHAIRKHPTVDTIYGEQLVDEGVISKEEMDQTLDDVQKELRQSHDKIDKNDKTTTKDMSKPESLEAPLQPDKDNVSYEDLKSINDALLSYPTGFEVLKKLNKVLEKRREPFEKEDGLVDWAQAEQLAFATIMQNGTPIRLTGQDSERGTFSHRHAVLHNPDNGDEYVPLQHVPNQKASFDVHNSPLSEAAVVGFEYGYNVENKGTMNIWEAQYGDFANMAQMMFDNFIFSSYSKWGERSGLTLFLPHSYEGQGPEHSSARLERFLQLSAENNSTVVNLSSSANYYHLLRAQAASLDTDAMRPLVVMSPKSLLRNKTVADTIDKFTEGHFQPILPEAHDEKKVKKLILASGKMFIDLKERLQKEPDESILLVAVERLYPFPVEEIREVINQLPNLETIAWVQEEPQNQGAWSFVYPYLSDLASDQYELQYSGRIKRSAPAEGDGENHKLVQNSIIEESLNKK, encoded by the coding sequence ATGACGAAAGATAAACAGGTAAGTGAAGCACCTGTAAATTTCGGAGCTAACTTAGGGGTTATCATAGATTTATATGATCAATATCTACAAGATCCAACTTCAGTCTCTGAAGATTTACAAATTTTATTTAGTACAATTAATAATGACAACAGAGAGGTAGCAGCGAGTCCTGCATCAGGTTCTGGAGACAGCACAATTAAACAAGTAATGCGTTTAGTTGATAACATCAGACAATACGGTCATTTGCAGGCAGATATTTATCCAGTTAACCGTCCAGAACGTAAACACGTTCCAAAGTTAACAATTGAAGATTTTAATCTTTCTAAAGATGATTTAGAAAAAATTTCTCCAGGAATAGTATCAGATCATTTTTCTGATATTTATGACAATGCGTATGAAGCAATTAAACGTATGGAGAAACGTTACAAAGGACCAATTGCTTTTGAATACACACATATCAATAACAATACTGAGCGTACATGGCTCAAACGACGTATTGAAACGCCATATAAAGCAAATTTAAACAAAAATCAAAAAATTAATTTATTTAAAACATTAGCACATGTCGAAGGCTTTGAAAAATACCTTCATAAAAACTTCGTAGGGGCTAAACGATTCTCAATTGAAGGTGTAGACACACTTGTGCCAATGTTGCAAGAGACTTTGAGACGTGCTGGTGAAGAAGAAATCAAAAATATTCAAATTGGGATGGCTCACCGTGGCCGTTTAAATGTGTTAACTCACGTTTTGGAAAAACCATATGAAATGATGATTTCAGAATTCATGCACACTGATCCAATGAAATTCTTGCCTGAAGATGGCAGCCTTGAATTGACTTCTGGTAATGCATGGACAAGCGATGTTAAATACCATTTAGGTGGTATCAAAACTACAGACACTTATGGTACAACGCAACGTATTTCACTTGCGAATAACCCGAGTCATTTAGAAATTGTAGCGCCTGTTGTTTTAGGTAAAACACGTTCTGTTCAAGATGACACACATGAAGGCGGCAAAGTACAAACTGATTTCACTAAATCAATGCCGATCTTAATTCATGGTGACGCTGCTTACCCAGGTCAAGGTATCAACTTTGAAGCTATGAACTTAGGCAACTTAGATGGTTATTCAACAGGTGGTTCATTACACATCATTACTAATAACCGCATTGGTTTTACTACTGAAGCTAGAGATGGACGTTCTACGACATACTCTACAGACGTAGCTAAAGGTTATGACATTCCGATAATGCATGTAAATGCTGATAATGTCGAGGCAACTATCGAAGCAATTGATATTGCTATGGATTTCCGCAAAGAATTCCATAAAGATGTAGTCATCGATTTAGTGGGGTATCGTCGTTATGGTCATAATGAAATGGATGAACCGTCAATTACTAACCCTATTCCATATCATGCAATTCGCAAACATCCTACAGTAGATACTATCTATGGTGAACAACTCGTAGATGAAGGTGTAATTTCAAAAGAAGAAATGGATCAGACTCTAGACGATGTTCAAAAAGAATTGCGTCAATCGCATGACAAAATTGATAAAAACGATAAAACAACTACTAAAGATATGTCTAAACCTGAAAGTCTTGAAGCACCCCTTCAACCTGATAAAGACAATGTATCTTATGAAGATTTGAAATCTATCAACGATGCATTATTATCTTATCCAACTGGCTTTGAGGTATTGAAGAAACTCAATAAAGTATTAGAAAAACGTAGAGAACCTTTTGAAAAAGAAGACGGCTTAGTAGATTGGGCACAAGCTGAACAATTAGCATTTGCGACAATCATGCAAAATGGTACGCCAATTCGTTTAACAGGACAAGATAGTGAACGTGGTACTTTCAGTCACAGACATGCAGTATTGCATAACCCAGACAATGGAGACGAATATGTGCCTTTACAACATGTTCCGAACCAAAAAGCTTCATTTGATGTTCACAACTCACCATTATCTGAAGCAGCAGTAGTAGGTTTTGAATACGGTTATAATGTAGAAAACAAGGGTACTATGAATATTTGGGAAGCCCAATACGGCGACTTCGCAAATATGGCACAAATGATGTTCGATAACTTTATTTTCAGCAGTTACTCAAAATGGGGCGAACGTTCAGGCTTAACATTATTCTTACCTCATTCATATGAAGGCCAAGGACCTGAACACTCATCTGCAAGACTAGAACGTTTCTTGCAACTTTCAGCTGAAAACAACTCAACAGTTGTCAACTTATCAAGCTCTGCCAATTACTACCACTTGTTACGTGCACAAGCAGCAAGCTTAGATACGGATGCAATGCGTCCGTTAGTAGTGATGTCACCTAAAAGTTTATTGAGAAATAAAACGGTAGCAGACACAATTGATAAATTTACAGAAGGACATTTCCAACCAATCCTTCCAGAAGCACATGATGAGAAGAAAGTTAAAAAACTTATCTTAGCATCAGGCAAAATGTTTATCGATTTGAAAGAACGTTTGCAAAAAGAACCGGATGAATCTATCTTACTTGTAGCAGTAGAAAGATTATATCCATTCCCAGTTGAAGAAATCCGCGAAGTAATTAATCAATTGCCAAACCTTGAAACAATTGCATGGGTTCAAGAAGAACCTCAAAACCAAGGTGCTTGGTCATTTGTATATCCTTACTTAAGCGACTTAGCAAGCGATCAATACGAATTACAATACAGTGGTCGTATTAAACGTTCTGCTCCAGCTGAAGGTGACGGCGAAAATCATAAACTTGTTCAAAATTCTATTATTGAAGAGAGTCTTAATAAAAAATAG
- the sucB gene encoding dihydrolipoyllysine-residue succinyltransferase: MSEIIVPELAESITEGTIAEWLKNPGDSVDKGEAVVELETDKVNVEVVSEEAGVIQELLAEPGDTVEVGQAIATVGEGSGSPAQSSSDDKKEDTSAKEESSKSEEKSAPSSSESSSKDESNAGNDQRVNATPSARKYAREKGIDLSEVEAKNSDVVRKNDVDRSQQGGQSSQSSQSSKSEAPAKKQNQEPTKPVVREKMSRRKQTAAKKLLEVSNNTAMLTTFNEVDMTNVMELRKRKKEQFIKDHDGTKLGFMSFFTKAAVAALKKYPAVNAEIDGDDMITKQFYDIGIAVSTDNGLIVPFVRDCDKKNFAEIESSIADLAVKARDNKLSLGDLMNGSFTITNGGIFGSMMSTPIINGSQAAILGMHSIITRPIAIDKDTIENRPMMYLALSYDHRIIDGKEAVGFLKTIKELIESPEDLLLES, encoded by the coding sequence ATGTCTGAGATTATAGTTCCAGAGTTAGCAGAATCAATTACGGAAGGTACAATTGCTGAGTGGTTGAAAAATCCTGGCGATTCAGTAGATAAAGGTGAAGCAGTTGTTGAATTAGAAACTGACAAAGTAAACGTTGAGGTCGTTTCTGAAGAAGCAGGTGTGATTCAAGAATTATTAGCAGAACCAGGAGACACAGTTGAAGTCGGACAAGCAATTGCAACAGTTGGGGAAGGCAGCGGCAGTCCAGCTCAATCATCATCTGATGATAAAAAAGAAGACACTTCTGCTAAAGAAGAATCTTCTAAATCAGAAGAAAAATCAGCACCGTCATCTTCAGAATCTTCTTCTAAAGATGAAAGTAATGCTGGCAATGACCAACGTGTGAACGCAACACCATCTGCACGTAAATATGCACGTGAAAAAGGCATCGATTTAAGTGAAGTTGAAGCTAAAAACTCAGATGTTGTACGTAAAAACGATGTAGACCGCTCTCAACAAGGTGGTCAATCATCTCAAAGCAGCCAATCTTCTAAATCAGAAGCACCTGCTAAAAAACAAAACCAAGAACCGACTAAACCAGTTGTACGCGAAAAAATGTCTCGTCGTAAGCAAACAGCTGCTAAAAAACTATTAGAAGTATCTAATAACACTGCAATGCTGACTACATTCAACGAAGTAGACATGACAAACGTTATGGAATTACGTAAACGTAAGAAAGAACAATTCATCAAAGATCATGACGGTACTAAATTAGGATTCATGTCATTCTTCACTAAAGCTGCTGTAGCGGCATTGAAAAAATACCCAGCAGTTAATGCTGAAATTGATGGCGACGACATGATTACTAAACAATTCTATGATATCGGTATTGCTGTATCTACTGATAACGGTTTAATCGTTCCATTCGTACGTGACTGTGATAAGAAAAACTTTGCTGAAATTGAAAGTTCAATCGCAGACTTAGCTGTTAAAGCACGTGATAACAAATTATCACTTGGCGATTTAATGAATGGTTCATTCACTATTACAAATGGCGGTATCTTCGGTTCAATGATGTCAACTCCAATCATTAACGGAAGCCAAGCTGCTATCTTAGGAATGCACTCAATTATTACACGTCCAATTGCAATTGATAAAGATACGATTGAAAACCGTCCAATGATGTATCTAGCATTAAGCTATGATCACAGAATTATCGATGGTAAAGAAGCTGTAGGATTCTTGAAAACAATCAAAGAGCTTATTGAAAGCCCAGAAGATTTACTTTTAGAATCTTAA
- a CDS encoding Mid2-like cell wall stress sensor domain protein, whose translation MMNFMILFAITVLIAAYSGIIFFTGTIKENARLKKSHYGMLCIVFIILAIIELIVYNVM comes from the coding sequence ATGATGAACTTTATGATACTCTTTGCGATTACAGTTTTAATTGCAGCCTACTCTGGAATTATATTTTTTACAGGCACAATTAAAGAAAATGCGAGATTGAAAAAATCACATTATGGTATGTTATGTATCGTTTTTATAATCTTAGCGATTATTGAATTAATCGTTTACAATGTGATGTAA
- a CDS encoding VOC family protein, protein MAGLRSVTVGTQNLSESINLFHNILGLNYEEQSSKNAVRFGDADLSPGTRIHFIEVPNYSADANQVLSIGLRTPTDSGLKEYQEILDDKDIKYGDVIEMNNHKHFEFKDDNGQFIDIYSNEQNSGVPLGMPVENSTVNPLHQIQGLGPVIVQVNELLLTTSILSQVFGLEHFAEYTPTEDADFKVQVFRLGEGGLGGELHIFEAEEPISLPEYGAVDQIEISIDSKAQYRNALQQLESIGIPYQTLKQDNSESLRITETSGLSFIFTYEDA, encoded by the coding sequence ATGGCAGGTTTGCGAAGTGTTACAGTCGGTACACAGAATTTATCAGAATCAATCAACTTATTTCATAATATTTTAGGGTTGAATTATGAAGAACAAAGTTCTAAGAATGCAGTCCGCTTTGGTGATGCTGATTTGAGTCCAGGCACACGTATACATTTTATTGAAGTGCCAAATTATTCAGCTGACGCTAACCAAGTATTGAGTATTGGATTAAGAACACCGACTGATTCAGGACTAAAAGAATATCAAGAAATTTTAGATGATAAAGATATTAAATATGGTGATGTGATTGAAATGAACAACCACAAGCACTTTGAGTTTAAAGATGACAATGGTCAATTTATTGATATTTATTCAAACGAACAAAATAGCGGTGTCCCTCTTGGAATGCCTGTTGAAAATAGCACTGTTAATCCGCTTCACCAAATTCAAGGTTTAGGACCTGTCATTGTGCAAGTCAATGAGTTGTTATTGACGACTTCAATTTTATCTCAAGTCTTTGGTTTGGAACATTTTGCAGAGTATACACCAACCGAAGATGCTGATTTCAAAGTTCAAGTCTTTCGTTTAGGAGAAGGCGGGTTAGGTGGAGAATTGCATATTTTTGAAGCAGAAGAGCCTATTTCACTGCCTGAATATGGTGCAGTAGATCAAATTGAAATCAGTATTGATTCTAAAGCGCAATATCGCAATGCATTGCAACAATTAGAATCAATCGGCATACCTTATCAAACACTGAAACAAGATAATTCAGAATCACTCAGAATTACTGAGACAAGCGGATTATCTTTTATTTTCACTTATGAAGATGCATAG
- a CDS encoding DUF6501 family protein: MLHETWKDKEPIKKVEVVHTDAQKFTVSDMLTIGKQYDVINETEEYYQIIDNSGKVGGYYKDYFKEV, translated from the coding sequence ATGTTGCATGAAACATGGAAAGATAAAGAACCGATTAAAAAAGTAGAAGTGGTGCATACTGACGCTCAAAAATTTACCGTTTCAGATATGCTTACAATCGGCAAACAATATGACGTCATTAATGAAACAGAAGAATATTATCAAATTATTGATAACTCTGGTAAAGTTGGCGGCTATTATAAAGATTATTTCAAAGAAGTATAA
- a CDS encoding AAA family ATPase: protein MEQHQYINSDQTVFGDAYAMMRLNKNILLKGPTGSGKTKLAETLSNEINIPMHQVNCSVDLDAESLLGFKTIQTSSEGNQEIVFIDGPVIQAMKEGHILYIDEINMAKPETLPILNGVLDYRRSLTNPFTGEVIKAKPGFNVIAAINEGYVGTLPMNEALKNRFVVIQVDYIDGEILKRVIKEQSRLEDDLLIKKIVDFNEDLRTMSKQGQISEEAASIRALIDLSDLATVMPIERAVRRAIIDKLEDEREQQAIINAIELNF, encoded by the coding sequence ATGGAACAACACCAATACATTAACTCAGACCAGACTGTATTCGGCGATGCATATGCCATGATGCGCTTAAACAAAAATATTTTACTTAAAGGACCAACAGGTTCAGGGAAAACAAAGTTAGCTGAGACTTTAAGTAATGAAATAAATATTCCCATGCACCAAGTCAACTGTTCTGTAGATTTAGATGCAGAAAGCTTACTTGGATTTAAAACCATTCAAACTAGTTCAGAAGGCAACCAAGAAATTGTATTTATCGATGGACCAGTGATTCAAGCAATGAAAGAAGGACACATCTTATATATCGATGAAATTAACATGGCTAAGCCTGAAACACTGCCCATTTTAAATGGTGTATTAGATTATCGTCGCAGCTTAACGAATCCATTTACAGGAGAAGTCATTAAGGCTAAGCCCGGATTCAATGTGATTGCTGCGATTAACGAAGGTTATGTGGGTACATTGCCGATGAATGAAGCTTTAAAAAACCGCTTTGTAGTCATTCAAGTTGATTATATCGATGGTGAAATATTAAAACGTGTCATAAAAGAACAAAGTCGTTTAGAAGATGACTTACTCATTAAAAAAATTGTAGATTTTAATGAGGATTTACGTACTATGTCGAAACAAGGTCAGATTTCAGAAGAAGCTGCAAGTATTCGTGCACTTATTGATTTAAGTGATTTGGCTACTGTTATGCCGATTGAGCGTGCTGTAAGAAGAGCGATTATAGATAAGTTAGAAGACGAACGTGAACAACAAGCAATTATTAATGCTATCGAATTAAATTTTTAG